From one Salmo salar chromosome ssa09, Ssal_v3.1, whole genome shotgun sequence genomic stretch:
- the LOC106613167 gene encoding integral membrane protein 2C, producing the protein MVKITFQSVAGQKAEKEQNDGDKTDILITHPMEDEEELVLPRRSGRSPLNGLCCLTFGLVVFMSGLVLASIYVYRYYFIPQIPEESLFHCRVRYEDSVYAPLRGRQELEENVGIYLEDNYEQISVPVPHFGGSDPADIIHDFHRGLTAYHDIALDKCYVIELNTTIVMPPRNLWELLVNVKKGTYLPQTYIIQEEMFVTGKVHNMRQLGPFIFRLCNGKDTYRLTRRARRRINKREVANCHRIRHFENTFVVETVICDGV; encoded by the exons ATGGTCAAGATCACTTTCCAGTCTGTCGCGGGACAGAAAGCCGAGAAGGAGCAGAATGATGGCGACAAGACCGACATTCTCATAACCCATCCAATG gaggatgaggaggagctgGTTCTGCCTCGGCGCTCAGGGAGGTCTCCTCTGAATGGCCTATGCTGCCTGACCTTTGGCCTGGTGGTCTTCATGTCTGGTCTGGTGTTGGCCTCCATCTATGTCTACCGCTACTACTTCATACCCCAG ATCCCAGAGGAGAGTCTGTTCCACTGCAGGGTTCGTTATGAGGACTCTGTGTACGCCCCTCTGAGAGGCAGACAGGAGCTGGAGGAGAACGTGGGCATCTACCTGGAAGACAACTATGAGCAGATCAGCGTGCCAGTGCCCCACTTTGGAGGAAGCGACCCTGCTGACATCATCCACGACTTTCACAGG GGACTGACTGCCTACCATGACATCGCTCTGGACAAATGCTATGTCATCGAGCTCAACACCACCATCGTTATGCCCCCACGGAACCTCTGGGAACTGCTGGTCAATGTTAAG aaggGGACGTACCTGCCCCAGACCTACATTATCCAGGAGGAGATGTTTGTGACGGGGAAGGTTCACAACATGCGCCAGCTGGGGCCCTTCATCTTCCGCCTGTGTAACGGCAAGGACACATACCGCCTGACGCGCCGTGCCCGCCGAC GCATCAACAAACGGGAAGTGGCGAACTGCCATCGCATCCGCCACTTTGAGAACACGTTTGTGGTTGAGACAGTCATCTGTGATGGAGTGTAA
- the LOC106613166 gene encoding lysophosphatidic acid receptor 4-like, whose product MNDNNDSLGALSSEGSYAMYTASAIVYGSVVALGLPLNAVSLWVLLRRHGLKSSSAVFMSHLALSDLLLVLSLPTRVYFYATGTWPLGIQACTATTMLFRNNIRSSAIFITFIGLDRLLAVVYPLRSRNFRTTTNAWKACVFIWLLIVAVNIPESLYQISQIKSCNATNVCFEFTNNVCSVANPIVGYVQSGLVFAMLGVNVVATTMVSWKLRGHLSDAARVNKMNIMLIFTINLLIFIVFFLPFSIVLTLKIKKAIMPMFCLASVNCCLDPLLYYFSLDAFWKKKEGSDMDFSGQIT is encoded by the coding sequence ATGAACGACAACAATGATAGTTTAGGAGCGCTCTCCTCTGAGGGGAGTTATGCGATGTACACAGCCTCTGCCATTGTGTACGGAAGCGTGGTGGCGCTGGGCCTGCCGCTCAATGCCGTGTCGCTGTGGGTTCTGCTCCGCCGCCATGGCTTGAAATCCTCCAGCGCTGTCTTCATGAGCCACCTGGCTCTGTCCGACCTGCTGCTGGTCCTGTCCCTGCCCACCCGGGTCTACTTCTATGCCACGGGCACCTGGCCCCTGGGCATCCAGGCCTgcacagccaccaccatgctgttCCGCAACAACATCCGCTCCAGCGCCATCTTCATTACATTCATTGGCCTGGACAGGCTGCTGGCTGTGGTTTACCCTCTGAGGTCCCGCAACTTCCGCACCACCACCAACGCCTGGAAGGCCTGTGTCTTCATCTGGCTCCTGATCGTGGCAGTCAACATTCCAGAGAGCCTCTACCAGATCAGTCAGATAAAGAGCTGTAATGCCACTAACGTCTGCTTTGAGTTTACTAATAATGTATGTTCTGTGGCGAATCCGATCGTTGGTTATGTGCAGTCCGGGCTGGTGTTCGCCATGCTGGGAGTCAACGTGGTCGCCACCACCATGGTGTCCTGGAAGCTACGCGGGCACCTTAGTGATGCCGCCAGGGTCAACAAGATGAACATCATGCTGATCTTCACCATCAACCTTCTGATTTTTATTGTCTTCTTCCTGCCATTCTCCATCGTGCTGACGCTCAAAATCAAAAAGGCTATCATGCCCATGTTCTGTCTGGCCAGCGTCAACTGTTGTCTAGATCCACTGTTGTACTACTTCTCTTTAGATGCTTTCTGGAAGAAGAAAGAGGGTTCTGACATGGATTTCTCAGGCCAGATCACATGA
- the LOC106613165 gene encoding lysophosphatidic acid receptor 6-like encodes MVLCDSKVCYIQWIVYVPTFMVGLPLNLAALWLLLFRMRRWTESTVYLSSLIINDSLLIFSLPFKMYAYEHTWGLSMGFCTFLESLVLVNIYGSIILIVCISGDRYVYLRFPINGKHLHSPRKAALVCLAVWVMVFAFTTPVYELHNKNNNDTRMDKGNETKCFQNFSSETWKKKWIIIAIETVFTISTVAMVFFSVRVMQILSDMRRLNPLDDKLRNNKSVKIVLSNLVAFLLCFIPYHVAAVIYFLAKNRTENPDIINPLRDFVHISMCLGSVNCLTDGVCYYFILKENLLTASKERRRMSTRGNTVARLREINQHPMDNIKVKEPGETGSDTQVNGDQLDLLDRCGLSPLGACRVEIRVETLPL; translated from the coding sequence ATGGTACTGTGTGATAGCAAAGTGTGCTATATACAGTGGATTGTCTATGTCCCCACATTCATGGTGGGTCTTCCCCTCAACCTGGCCGCTCTGTGGCTCCTCCTCTTCAGGATGCGTCGATGGACTGAGTCCACGGTGTACCTCAGCAGTCTGATCATCAACGACAGCCTTCTCATCTTCTCTCTGCCCTTCAAGATGTACGCCTACGAACACACCTGGGGCCTGAGCATGGGCTTCTGCACCTTCCTGGAGAGCCTGGTGCTCGTCAACATCTATGGGAGCATCATACTGATCGTGTGCATCTCGGGCGACCGCTATGTTTATTTGCGGTTTCCAATCAATGGCAAGCATCTGCACTCGCCACGGAAGGCTGCCCTGGTATGCCTGGCCGTGTGGGTGATGGTATTTGCTTTCACCACACCCGTCTATGAGCtccacaacaaaaacaacaacgacaCCAGAATGGACAAAGGCAACGAAACCAAGTGTTTCCAGAACTTCTCCAGCGAAACCTGGAAGAAGAAATGGATCATCATCGCCATAGAGACAGTGTTCACAATCAGCACGGTTGCCATGGTGTTCTTCTCCGTGCGCGTGATGCAGATCCTCAGTGACATGCGGCGACTGAACCCGCTGGACGATAAGCTGAGGAACAACAAGTCTGTGAAAATCGTCCTGAGCAACCTGGTGGCCTTCCTGCTGTGCTTCATCCCCTACCACGTGGCCGCAGTTATCTACTTCCTGGCCAAGAACCGCACAGAGAACCCAGACATCATCAACCCCCTCAGAGACTTCGTCCACATCAGCATGTGTCTGGGCAGCGTCAACTGTCTGACGGACGGGGTCTGCTACTACTTCATCCTGAAGGAGAACCTGCTGACTGCCagcaaggagaggaggaggatgtccaCTAGAGGAAACACAGTGGCGAGGCTCAGGGAAATCAACCAGCATCCAATGGACAACATCAAGGTCAAGGAACCTGGAGAGACAGGCTCAGACACCCAGGTCAATGGCGATCAATTGGACTTGCTAGATCGATGTGGCTTATCCCCTCTTGGCGCCTGCAGAGTGGAGATCAGGGTGGAGACGCTTCCCCTGTAG